Proteins co-encoded in one Mycobacterium mantenii genomic window:
- a CDS encoding serine/threonine-protein kinase, which translates to MSPRVGVTLSGRYRLQRLIATGGMGQVWEAVDSRLGRRVAVKVLKQEFSQDPEFIERFRAEARTTAMLNHPGIAAVHDYGESQLDGEGRTAYLVMELVNGEPLNSVLKRTGRLSLRHALDMLEQTGRALQVAHAAGLVHRDVKPGNILITPTGQVKITDFGIAKAVDAAPVTQTGMVMGTAQYIAPEQALGHDATPSSDVYSLGVVGYEVVSGKRPFTGDGALTVAMKHIKEPPPPLPAELPPNVRELIEITLVKNPAMRYRSGGPFADAVAAVRAGRRPPRPSATPPAGRASPAAIPSSPTTRAAAVSPSRNAAPRRSRPATGGHRPPPARRTFSSGQRALLWAAGVLGALAIIIAVLIVINSKADQQQQPPTVTDTGTPPASAPPPPSKTPSGSGARLDMRLNWPDDGTIGTSGFRNVPARHGTPQ; encoded by the coding sequence ATGAGCCCGCGAGTTGGTGTGACGCTGTCTGGCAGGTACCGCCTTCAGCGCCTGATCGCCACCGGCGGCATGGGTCAGGTGTGGGAGGCGGTAGACAGCCGGCTGGGCCGACGCGTCGCGGTCAAGGTACTCAAGCAGGAGTTCTCCCAGGACCCGGAGTTCATTGAGCGGTTCCGCGCCGAAGCGCGTACCACCGCCATGCTCAACCACCCCGGGATCGCGGCCGTCCATGACTACGGCGAAAGCCAGCTGGACGGGGAAGGCCGGACCGCCTATCTGGTGATGGAGCTGGTCAACGGTGAGCCGTTGAACTCGGTGCTCAAGCGCACCGGCCGGCTGTCGCTGCGCCACGCACTGGACATGCTCGAGCAGACCGGCCGCGCTCTGCAGGTCGCGCACGCCGCCGGTCTGGTGCACCGCGACGTCAAGCCGGGCAACATCTTGATCACTCCGACCGGCCAGGTGAAGATCACCGACTTCGGTATCGCCAAGGCCGTCGACGCCGCCCCGGTGACCCAGACCGGGATGGTGATGGGCACCGCCCAGTACATCGCGCCCGAACAGGCCCTGGGTCACGACGCCACCCCGTCCAGCGACGTGTACTCGCTGGGAGTGGTTGGCTATGAGGTTGTTTCGGGCAAGCGGCCCTTCACCGGTGATGGCGCCCTTACGGTGGCGATGAAGCACATCAAGGAACCGCCGCCGCCGCTGCCCGCGGAGTTGCCGCCCAACGTGCGCGAACTCATCGAGATCACGCTGGTGAAGAACCCCGCGATGCGGTACCGCAGCGGGGGACCGTTCGCCGACGCGGTGGCCGCGGTGCGGGCCGGACGCCGTCCGCCGCGGCCCAGCGCGACGCCGCCTGCCGGCCGGGCCTCGCCGGCTGCCATCCCGTCCAGCCCGACCACCCGAGCCGCCGCGGTGTCCCCGAGCCGCAACGCCGCGCCGCGCCGGTCGCGGCCGGCCACCGGCGGCCACCGCCCGCCCCCGGCCCGACGGACCTTCTCCTCGGGTCAGCGGGCGTTGTTGTGGGCGGCCGGGGTGCTCGGGGCGCTGGCGATCATCATCGCGGTGCTGATCGTCATCAACTCGAAGGCGGACCAGCAGCAACAACCACCGACGGTGACCGACACCGGGACCCCGCCCGCCTCGGCGCCGCCGCCGCCGAGCAAGACACCGAGCGGTTCTGGGGCTCGGCTCGACATGCGGCTTAATTGGCCGGATGACGGGACAATAGGGACTTCTGGCTTCCGCAACGTGCCAGCCCGACACGGAACACCGCAATGA
- the pbpA gene encoding D,D-transpeptidase PbpA: MNASLRRISVTVMALIVLLLINATMTQVFAADSLRADPRNQRVLLDEYSRQRGQIVAGGQLMAYSAATDNRYRFLRVYPNPAEYAPITGFYSLRYSSTGLERAEDPLLNGSDERLFGRRLADFFTGRDPRGANVDTTIKPRVQRAAWDAMQQGCGGPPCKGAVVALEPSTGKILAMVSSPSYDPNLLSSHDPEVQAQAWQRLRDDPNNPLTNRAISETYPPGSTFKVITTAAALQSGASDTQQLTAAPSIPLPNSTATLENYGGESCGNAPTVSLQQAFALSCNTAFVQLGILTGSDALRNMAQSFGLDSTPSVIPLQVAESTVGIIPDAAALGMSSIGQKDVALTPLQNAEIAATIANGGVTMQPYLVDSLKGPDLTTISTTAPYEQRRAVSPQVAAKLTELMVGAEKVAQQKGAIPGVQIASKTGTAEHGSDPRHTPPHAWYIAFAPAQTPKVAVAVLVENGADRLSATGGALAAPIGRAVIEAALQGGP, encoded by the coding sequence ATGAACGCCTCCCTGCGCCGGATCTCGGTGACCGTGATGGCGTTGATCGTGTTGCTGTTGATCAACGCCACGATGACGCAGGTCTTCGCCGCCGACTCGCTGCGTGCCGACCCCCGCAATCAGCGGGTGCTGCTCGATGAGTATTCCCGCCAGCGCGGCCAGATCGTGGCCGGCGGCCAGTTGATGGCCTATTCGGCCGCCACCGACAACCGCTACCGCTTCCTGCGGGTCTACCCGAACCCCGCGGAGTACGCGCCGATCACCGGGTTCTATTCGCTGCGCTATTCCAGCACCGGTCTGGAACGCGCCGAGGATCCGCTGTTGAACGGCTCCGACGAGCGGCTGTTCGGACGCAGGCTGGCCGACTTCTTCACCGGTCGCGACCCGCGCGGCGCGAACGTCGACACCACGATCAAGCCACGAGTCCAGCGGGCCGCCTGGGACGCGATGCAACAGGGTTGCGGCGGTCCGCCGTGCAAGGGCGCCGTCGTTGCCCTCGAGCCGTCGACCGGGAAAATCCTGGCGATGGTGTCGTCGCCGTCCTATGACCCCAACCTGCTCTCGTCGCACGACCCCGAAGTTCAGGCGCAAGCGTGGCAGCGGCTGCGCGACGACCCCAACAATCCGCTGACCAACCGTGCCATCTCGGAGACCTATCCGCCCGGATCCACATTCAAGGTGATCACCACCGCGGCCGCACTGCAGTCCGGTGCCTCCGACACCCAGCAGCTGACCGCCGCCCCCTCCATTCCGCTACCCAACAGCACCGCAACCCTGGAGAACTACGGTGGGGAGTCGTGTGGAAACGCGCCGACGGTGTCTTTGCAGCAGGCCTTCGCCCTGTCCTGCAACACCGCATTCGTCCAGCTCGGGATCCTCACCGGGTCCGACGCGTTGCGCAACATGGCGCAGTCGTTCGGGCTGGACAGCACGCCCAGTGTCATCCCGCTGCAGGTTGCGGAGTCAACCGTGGGGATCATCCCGGATGCGGCGGCGCTGGGGATGTCCAGCATCGGCCAGAAGGATGTCGCTTTGACGCCCTTGCAGAACGCCGAGATCGCCGCGACCATCGCGAACGGCGGGGTGACGATGCAGCCCTACCTGGTCGACAGCCTCAAGGGTCCCGACCTGACCACCATCAGCACCACAGCACCTTATGAGCAGCGTCGCGCCGTGTCACCGCAGGTCGCCGCTAAGCTAACAGAGCTGATGGTCGGCGCCGAGAAGGTCGCACAGCAGAAAGGGGCCATTCCCGGCGTGCAGATCGCATCTAAGACTGGTACCGCAGAGCATGGCAGCGATCCGCGGCACACCCCGCCGCACGCGTGGTACATCGCTTTCGCGCCCGCACAGACCCCGAAGGTCGCTGTGGCGGTGTTGGTGGAGAATGGCGCCGACCGCCTGTCCGCGACGGGGGGTGCACTCGCCGCGCCGATCGGACGGGCTGTGATCGAGGCCGCGCTACAGGGAGGACCATGA
- a CDS encoding FtsW/RodA/SpoVE family cell cycle protein: protein MTTQLQPPVAVTPPLPTRRNAELLLLGFASLITVAALLIVEANQERELHWTAISYGLVFLIVFGSAHMAIRRFAPYTDPLLLPIVALLNGLGLVMIHRLDLVTNQLSGRHHPSATQQMLWTLIGVVTFSLVVTFLKDHRQLARYGYICGLVGLIFLVIPALLPASLSEQNGAKIWIRFPGFSIQPAEFSKILLLIFFSAVLIAKRGLFTSVGKHFMGLTLPRPRDLAPLLAAWVISVGVMAFEKDLGTSLLLYTSFLVVVYLATQRFSWVGIGLVLFGAGSVVAYYIFAHVRVRVQMWWDPFSDPDGSGYQIVQSLFSFATGGIFGTGLGNGQPDTVPAASTDFIIAAFGEELGLVGLASILMLYTIVIVRGLRTAIATRDSFGKLLAAGLASTLALQLFIVVGGVTQLIPLTGLTTPWMSYGGSSLLANYVLLAILARISHSARRPLRGRARTKPSIAAAGTEVIEKV from the coding sequence ATGACGACACAGCTTCAGCCGCCGGTCGCGGTCACGCCCCCGTTGCCTACCCGGCGCAATGCCGAGTTGTTGCTTCTGGGCTTCGCCTCGCTGATCACCGTCGCCGCGCTGCTGATAGTCGAAGCCAACCAGGAGCGCGAGCTGCACTGGACCGCGATCAGCTACGGACTGGTGTTTCTCATCGTCTTCGGATCGGCGCACATGGCCATCAGGCGCTTCGCGCCGTATACCGATCCGCTGCTGTTGCCGATCGTGGCCTTGCTCAACGGCCTTGGCCTGGTGATGATTCACCGGCTCGATCTGGTCACCAATCAACTAAGCGGCCGCCACCACCCCAGCGCAACCCAGCAGATGCTGTGGACCCTGATCGGCGTGGTGACCTTCTCCCTGGTGGTCACGTTCCTGAAGGACCATCGGCAGCTGGCCCGCTACGGCTACATCTGCGGGCTGGTCGGTCTTATCTTCCTGGTGATTCCGGCCCTGTTGCCCGCATCGCTGTCCGAACAAAACGGCGCCAAGATCTGGATTCGCTTCCCCGGCTTCTCAATTCAGCCCGCCGAGTTCTCGAAGATTCTGCTGCTGATCTTTTTCTCCGCGGTGCTCATTGCCAAGCGGGGCCTGTTCACCAGCGTCGGCAAGCATTTCATGGGTTTGACCCTGCCGCGTCCCCGCGACCTCGCCCCCCTGCTGGCGGCGTGGGTGATCTCGGTCGGCGTGATGGCCTTCGAAAAGGACCTTGGCACTTCGCTGTTGCTGTACACGTCGTTTCTGGTGGTGGTCTATCTCGCCACCCAGCGCTTCAGTTGGGTGGGGATAGGCTTGGTGCTGTTCGGCGCGGGAAGCGTTGTCGCGTATTACATTTTCGCCCACGTTCGGGTGCGGGTGCAGATGTGGTGGGACCCGTTCTCCGACCCCGACGGCAGCGGCTACCAGATTGTCCAGTCGCTCTTCAGCTTTGCCACCGGCGGGATCTTCGGCACCGGCCTCGGTAACGGTCAGCCCGACACCGTGCCGGCCGCCTCGACCGACTTCATCATCGCCGCGTTCGGTGAAGAGCTGGGGTTGGTGGGGCTGGCCAGCATCTTGATGCTCTACACCATCGTCATCGTGCGCGGGCTGCGCACGGCGATCGCCACCCGCGACAGTTTCGGCAAGCTGCTGGCCGCCGGTCTGGCGTCGACGCTGGCCCTCCAGCTGTTCATCGTGGTCGGCGGCGTGACCCAGCTGATTCCGCTGACCGGGCTGACCACCCCGTGGATGTCCTACGGCGGCTCGTCCTTGCTGGCGAACTATGTGCTGCTGGCCATCCTGGCGCGCATTTCGCACAGCGCCCGTCGTCCCCTGCGCGGCCGCGCCCGCACAAAGCCGTCGATCGCGGCGGCCGGCACCGAGGTGATCGAGAAAGTATGA
- a CDS encoding PP2C family protein-serine/threonine phosphatase, protein MTLVLRYAARSDRGLVRANNEDSVYAGARLLALADGMGGHAAGEVASQLVIAALAHLDDDEPGGDLLAKLDNAVRSGNAAIAAQVEAEPELEGMGTTLTAILFAGDRIGMVHIGDSRGYLLRDGELSQITKDDTFVQTLVDEGRITREEAHSHPQRSLIMRALTGHEVEPTLTMREARAGDRYLLCSDGLSDPVSDETILEALQIPDVSEAAYRLIELALRGGGPDNVTVVVADVVDYDYGQTQPILAGAVSGDEDQMTLPNTSAGRASAIRPRDESAKRVAPQPETPNRPRWSRRKMFIAVALAVLLVFAGLTVGWWVIQRNYYVAEYSGRISIVRGIQGTLLGVPLQQPYLVGCLNTRNELSLISYEQSGGHANCQPMTLPDLRRPGQVQVQTGLPGGSLDQAESQLRQLLAEYLLPICPSPRATSPPGSPGTRSGTPESGTTASPAPPTTSSASPPPSTSANGPANSAPAGPTTTSQTVTALPGPPLQPGIDCRPVA, encoded by the coding sequence GTGACGCTGGTCCTGCGGTATGCCGCGCGGAGTGATCGCGGCCTGGTACGCGCCAATAACGAAGATTCTGTCTATGCCGGTGCACGGTTGCTCGCGCTGGCCGACGGCATGGGCGGTCACGCGGCGGGCGAGGTGGCGTCCCAGCTGGTGATCGCCGCGCTGGCCCACCTCGACGACGACGAGCCGGGCGGCGACCTGCTGGCCAAGCTCGACAACGCGGTGCGCTCCGGCAACGCGGCCATCGCCGCACAGGTCGAAGCCGAACCCGAGCTCGAGGGGATGGGCACCACTCTCACCGCGATCTTGTTCGCCGGCGACCGCATCGGCATGGTGCATATCGGCGACTCGCGTGGCTACCTGCTGCGCGACGGTGAGCTGAGCCAGATCACCAAGGACGACACGTTTGTGCAGACCCTGGTCGACGAAGGCCGGATCACCCGGGAAGAGGCGCACAGCCATCCGCAGCGATCGTTGATCATGCGCGCCCTCACCGGTCACGAGGTCGAGCCGACGTTGACCATGCGCGAGGCGCGCGCCGGTGACCGCTACCTACTGTGTTCCGACGGACTATCGGACCCGGTGAGCGACGAGACCATCCTCGAGGCCCTGCAGATCCCCGACGTCTCCGAGGCTGCCTACCGTCTCATCGAGTTGGCGCTGCGGGGCGGCGGCCCGGACAACGTGACGGTCGTTGTCGCCGACGTGGTCGACTACGACTACGGGCAGACCCAGCCGATTCTCGCCGGCGCAGTGTCGGGCGACGAGGATCAGATGACCCTGCCCAACACTTCCGCCGGGCGCGCTTCGGCGATCCGGCCTCGCGATGAGTCCGCCAAACGTGTTGCGCCGCAACCGGAGACACCGAATCGGCCGCGCTGGTCGCGCCGGAAGATGTTCATCGCCGTCGCGCTGGCGGTGCTGTTGGTGTTCGCGGGCCTCACCGTCGGATGGTGGGTGATCCAGCGGAACTACTACGTCGCGGAATACAGCGGCAGGATCTCGATCGTCCGGGGAATTCAGGGCACCCTGCTGGGCGTCCCGTTGCAGCAGCCGTATCTGGTGGGCTGTCTGAACACACGCAACGAGCTATCCCTGATCAGCTACGAGCAATCCGGTGGCCACGCCAATTGCCAGCCGATGACGCTGCCAGACCTGCGCCGCCCCGGACAAGTCCAAGTCCAAACGGGACTGCCGGGCGGCAGCCTGGACCAGGCCGAATCGCAGCTGCGGCAACTGCTGGCCGAATATCTGCTGCCGATCTGTCCGTCCCCGCGGGCCACGTCTCCGCCCGGCTCACCGGGCACCCGCAGCGGAACACCAGAATCCGGCACCACAGCATCGCCAGCACCACCGACCACCTCGAGCGCCAGCCCCCCACCGAGTACGAGCGCCAACGGCCCCGCGAACTCTGCGCCGGCAGGTCCCACGACCACCTCGCAGACAGTGACCGCGCTTCCCGGGCCGCCACTTCAACCGGGCATCGATTGCCGGCCCGTGGCATGA
- a CDS encoding FHA domain-containing protein FhaB/FipA has product MQGLVLQLTRAGFLMLLWVFIWSVLRILRTDIYAPTGAVMVRRGLALRSTLLPSRQRRHAARYLVVTEGALAGGRITLSGQPVLIGRADDSTLVLTDDYASTRHARLSQRGSEWYVEDLGSTNGTYLDRAKVTTAVRVPIGTPIRIGKTAIELRP; this is encoded by the coding sequence ATGCAGGGACTGGTACTGCAGCTGACGCGCGCCGGATTTTTAATGCTGCTGTGGGTATTCATCTGGTCCGTGCTGCGAATCCTTCGGACCGACATCTACGCGCCCACCGGTGCTGTCATGGTGCGACGCGGGTTGGCGTTGCGCAGCACGCTGCTGCCCTCACGGCAGCGCCGGCACGCGGCCCGCTATCTGGTGGTCACCGAAGGCGCGCTGGCCGGCGGCCGTATCACCCTGAGCGGGCAGCCGGTGTTGATCGGACGGGCTGACGACTCCACGCTGGTGCTCACCGACGACTACGCCTCGACGCGGCACGCCCGGCTGTCTCAGCGGGGCTCGGAGTGGTACGTCGAGGATCTAGGATCGACCAACGGCACTTACCTTGACAGGGCGAAGGTGACGACTGCGGTACGAGTTCCAATCGGAACGCCGATTCGAATCGGCAAAACGGCGATCGAGCTGCGCCCGTGA
- a CDS encoding DUF3662 and FHA domain-containing protein, with product MSSQRGLVARIERKLEATVDNAFARVFGGSIVPQEVEALLCREARDGVQKLHGNRLLAPNEYIITLGMHDFEKVGTDPDLTSSAFARYLADYIHEQGWQTYGEVVVRFEQSSNLHTGQYRARGAVNPDVQPRPTVDDPVRPQSNNAFGEERGVAPMTDNSGYRGAQGPGRSGDEYYDDRYGRPQDDARGGPDPQGTPEQRGGYPPEQGGYPPQQGYPPPRHPEQGGYPEQGGYPPQQGYPEQGGYPDQRGYPEQQGQGGYPPQQGYPDQRGYPEQGQGGHPQSYEQRPPAPGGYGGQGYEQGYRQGGGYGPPGGQQGGGQQGYGGYGDYGRGPARQDEGGYAPPEQRPGYPEQGGGYDQGYQQGGGYGRQDYGSSEYTQYSEHAQGGTYGGQAGGYPEAASPEYEYGQQADYGQQADYGQQADYGQPADYAQQAGGYGGYGQGGYGAGGTTITLQLDDGSGRTYQLREGSNIVGRGQDAQFRLPDTGVSRRHLEIRWDGQVALLSDLNSTNGTTVNNAPIQEWQLADGDVIRLGHSEIIVRIH from the coding sequence ATGAGTAGCCAACGGGGGCTGGTCGCGCGGATCGAGCGCAAACTCGAGGCGACGGTAGACAATGCCTTCGCGCGGGTATTCGGTGGATCGATTGTTCCGCAAGAGGTCGAAGCCCTGTTGTGCCGCGAAGCGCGTGACGGAGTCCAGAAGCTCCACGGAAACCGCCTTTTGGCCCCCAACGAATACATCATTACCCTCGGTATGCACGACTTCGAGAAGGTGGGCACCGATCCGGATCTCACGTCGAGCGCTTTCGCGAGGTACTTGGCTGACTACATCCACGAACAGGGGTGGCAAACGTATGGTGAGGTGGTCGTTCGGTTCGAGCAGTCGTCGAACCTGCACACCGGCCAGTACCGCGCCCGTGGTGCTGTCAACCCCGATGTCCAGCCCCGCCCGACGGTCGACGACCCCGTCCGGCCACAATCAAATAATGCGTTCGGCGAAGAACGAGGAGTAGCACCAATGACTGACAATTCTGGCTACCGCGGGGCTCAGGGGCCGGGTCGATCCGGCGACGAATACTACGACGACCGCTATGGGCGCCCGCAGGACGACGCGCGCGGTGGCCCGGACCCGCAGGGGACACCCGAGCAGCGGGGTGGCTATCCACCCGAGCAGGGCGGCTACCCCCCTCAGCAGGGCTACCCGCCACCCCGGCATCCGGAGCAGGGCGGCTACCCCGAGCAGGGCGGCTACCCCCCACAGCAGGGCTACCCCGAACAGGGTGGCTACCCGGACCAGCGGGGTTACCCCGAACAACAGGGTCAGGGCGGCTACCCCCCACAGCAGGGCTACCCAGACCAGCGCGGCTATCCCGAGCAGGGACAGGGCGGCCACCCGCAGTCGTACGAACAGCGACCGCCCGCACCCGGAGGCTACGGCGGCCAGGGCTACGAGCAGGGCTACCGCCAAGGTGGCGGCTACGGCCCGCCCGGCGGTCAGCAGGGCGGCGGTCAACAGGGCTACGGCGGCTACGGCGATTACGGTCGCGGTCCGGCCCGCCAGGACGAAGGCGGTTACGCCCCGCCGGAGCAGCGTCCCGGATACCCCGAGCAAGGCGGCGGGTACGACCAGGGCTACCAGCAGGGCGGCGGTTACGGCCGCCAGGACTACGGCTCCTCCGAGTACACCCAGTACTCGGAGCACGCGCAGGGCGGCACGTACGGCGGTCAAGCCGGCGGCTACCCCGAGGCCGCCAGCCCCGAGTACGAGTACGGCCAGCAGGCGGACTACGGCCAGCAAGCGGATTACGGTCAGCAGGCCGACTACGGCCAGCCCGCCGACTACGCCCAGCAGGCGGGTGGCTACGGCGGCTACGGCCAGGGTGGCTACGGTGCCGGCGGCACCACGATCACCCTGCAGCTCGACGACGGCAGCGGCCGCACCTACCAGCTGCGTGAGGGCTCCAACATCGTGGGCCGCGGCCAAGACGCCCAGTTCCGGTTGCCCGACACCGGCGTGTCACGCCGCCATCTCGAGATCCGCTGGGACGGGCAGGTCGCGCTGCTGTCGGATCTGAACTCGACCAACGGCACTACGGTGAACAACGCACCGATCCAGGAGTGGCAGCTGGCCGACGGCGACGTGATCCGCTTGGGCCACTCGGAGATCATCGTCCGGATCCACTAA
- a CDS encoding DinB family protein has protein sequence MPVTDSCAGCGFTYDLRRAASAGDDICAGAAEVVAFLCNNDVDVRRRARPEVWSPLEYACHLRDVLLVQRERVLAARRVNGADCASMGRDERAEHDGYNEQDPTRVARQLTDAATLFSNALVRLSASDWDRTVVYHYPETGPRSLRWVAVHTAHEMQHHLGDIRRQL, from the coding sequence ATTCCGGTGACAGACTCCTGCGCGGGATGTGGGTTCACCTATGACCTACGGCGAGCCGCATCGGCCGGCGACGACATCTGCGCCGGGGCCGCCGAAGTCGTTGCGTTCCTGTGCAATAACGACGTCGATGTGCGACGCCGTGCACGACCCGAAGTGTGGTCGCCGCTGGAATACGCCTGCCATCTGCGCGATGTGCTTCTCGTACAGCGCGAACGGGTGCTCGCTGCCCGGCGGGTCAATGGCGCCGACTGCGCCTCCATGGGTCGCGACGAACGCGCCGAGCACGACGGATACAACGAGCAGGACCCGACCCGGGTCGCTCGCCAGCTCACCGACGCCGCGACGCTGTTCAGCAATGCGTTGGTCCGGCTCTCAGCCAGCGACTGGGACCGCACGGTGGTCTATCACTACCCCGAGACCGGCCCGCGGTCGTTGCGCTGGGTCGCGGTACACACCGCACACGAAATGCAGCACCATCTTGGCGACATTCGGCGCCAACTGTGA
- a CDS encoding GNAT family N-acetyltransferase yields the protein MTTDKTGAEATVSLQDGKYTISVDGKTVGLADFADRGDQRVFYHTEIDPAFGGRGLATILVEEALNEARDEGKRIVPVCSMIGTVLKKHPEFDDITDPVTPEISRWVRS from the coding sequence ATGACAACCGATAAGACCGGCGCGGAAGCCACGGTCAGCCTTCAGGACGGGAAGTACACGATTTCTGTCGACGGTAAGACGGTTGGGCTGGCAGATTTCGCCGACCGCGGCGATCAGCGCGTCTTCTACCACACCGAAATCGATCCGGCGTTTGGCGGACGAGGGCTTGCGACCATCCTCGTCGAGGAGGCGCTCAACGAGGCGCGGGATGAGGGCAAGCGCATTGTCCCGGTGTGCTCGATGATCGGCACGGTGCTCAAGAAGCATCCCGAATTCGACGACATCACCGACCCGGTCACTCCGGAGATCTCGAGGTGGGTGCGCTCTTAG
- a CDS encoding acyl-CoA dehydrogenase family protein has protein sequence MTFDLTPTAAQHDLARRTHEFAESVVRPVALDYDQRQEFPWAVLEEAAQRGFYSPLFYRDLIGDPTGISLPMFMEELFWGCAGIGLAIVMPALALSAIGQAASPEQMLEWAPECFGTPGDLKLAALAISEPEGGSDVRNLRTHARRDGDDWIIDGHKMWIGNGGIANVHVVNAVVDEELGHRGQALFVVPGGTPGLKLVRKLDKLGCRASHTAELLFEGVRVPGANLLGGQEKLEHKLAKAREVVAGGKRSGSATLGTFEQTRPMVAAQAIGIARAALEYATAYATEREAFGGPIIDNQGIAFPLAELATQIDAARLLTWRASWMAANNVPFERGEGSMSKMAASEVAVKATERAIQTMGGWGYITDHPVEKWYRDAKLYTIFEGTSEIQRMVISNALGAAVGTPPLHVVLEPSGGALNRVFGRGTPLRSRVADTALSMQDRVPEPVMRLAMKVLRPPRK, from the coding sequence ATGACGTTCGACCTGACCCCGACGGCAGCACAACACGACCTGGCCCGGCGCACGCACGAGTTCGCCGAATCCGTAGTACGCCCAGTAGCTCTCGACTACGACCAGCGACAGGAATTCCCGTGGGCCGTGCTGGAGGAGGCGGCCCAGCGCGGTTTCTACAGCCCGCTGTTCTACCGCGATCTGATCGGTGATCCGACAGGCATCTCGCTACCGATGTTTATGGAGGAGCTGTTCTGGGGTTGCGCCGGGATCGGCTTGGCCATCGTCATGCCGGCGCTGGCACTGTCGGCGATCGGCCAGGCCGCTTCGCCGGAGCAGATGCTGGAGTGGGCGCCCGAATGTTTCGGCACGCCAGGGGATCTCAAGCTCGCCGCCCTGGCCATCTCCGAGCCGGAGGGCGGCAGCGACGTGCGTAACCTGCGTACCCACGCGCGCCGCGACGGTGACGACTGGATCATCGACGGCCACAAGATGTGGATCGGCAACGGCGGCATCGCCAACGTGCACGTGGTCAACGCTGTGGTCGACGAGGAGCTTGGCCATCGCGGTCAGGCGCTGTTCGTGGTGCCGGGCGGTACCCCCGGGCTCAAGCTGGTGCGGAAACTGGACAAGCTTGGCTGTCGGGCGTCTCATACGGCCGAGTTGCTCTTCGAAGGTGTGCGCGTTCCGGGCGCCAATCTGCTTGGCGGACAGGAAAAGCTGGAACATAAATTGGCCAAGGCCAGGGAAGTCGTGGCGGGCGGGAAGCGGTCCGGCTCAGCAACATTGGGGACCTTCGAGCAGACTCGACCCATGGTCGCCGCCCAGGCCATCGGCATCGCGCGCGCCGCGCTCGAGTATGCGACGGCGTACGCCACCGAGCGCGAGGCCTTCGGCGGACCCATCATCGACAACCAGGGCATCGCCTTTCCGTTGGCGGAACTGGCCACCCAGATCGACGCCGCGCGGCTGCTCACCTGGCGCGCGTCGTGGATGGCGGCCAACAATGTTCCCTTCGAACGCGGCGAGGGCTCGATGTCGAAGATGGCCGCCAGCGAAGTCGCGGTCAAGGCCACCGAGCGCGCTATCCAGACCATGGGTGGCTGGGGTTACATCACCGATCATCCGGTGGAGAAATGGTATCGGGATGCCAAGCTGTACACCATCTTTGAGGGAACCAGCGAGATCCAACGGATGGTCATCTCCAACGCGCTGGGTGCCGCGGTCGGCACACCGCCGCTGCATGTCGTGCTCGAGCCGTCCGGGGGAGCCCTGAACCGGGTGTTCGGGCGGGGCACCCCGCTGCGATCGCGGGTTGCCGACACCGCCCTGTCGATGCAAGATCGCGTGCCCGAGCCCGTCATGCGGCTGGCCATGAAGGTGCTGCGGCCCCCACGCAAGTAG
- a CDS encoding WhiB family transcriptional regulator has protein sequence MAHPCAANPELWFGYPDDDGGDGAAKARAYERSATEARIQCLRRCPLAQQRRCAAHAIAHREEYGVWAGVKLPGGQYRKRDQLAHAHDVLRRIAAGEINARQLPENAALLARHEHESVGVAAVVLHLPLAQVKPRSAA, from the coding sequence ATGGCACACCCCTGCGCAGCCAACCCGGAACTTTGGTTCGGCTACCCCGATGACGACGGTGGTGACGGCGCCGCGAAGGCGCGCGCATACGAGCGGTCGGCCACCGAGGCACGCATCCAATGCCTGCGCCGCTGCCCGTTGGCACAGCAGCGCCGCTGCGCCGCACACGCCATCGCGCATCGTGAGGAGTACGGCGTCTGGGCCGGCGTCAAGCTGCCGGGTGGCCAGTACCGCAAGCGTGACCAGCTCGCTCACGCACACGACGTCCTGCGGCGTATCGCCGCCGGCGAGATCAATGCCCGACAGCTGCCCGAGAACGCGGCGCTGCTGGCACGTCACGAGCACGAGTCGGTCGGGGTGGCCGCGGTCGTGCTGCACCTGCCGCTGGCGCAAGTCAAACCCCGTTCGGCTGCCTGA